In Saprospiraceae bacterium, one DNA window encodes the following:
- a CDS encoding transposase → MLKKSSKHLQLDMFSSPVSLFSGKVQTVYENPDAWHNLFRKEVIMRIDEELFSPLYSDSQGRPNASIRVMIGMMILKEADGLSDEKIFENCRFNLLYRSALGLLNLSDTIPTESTYYLFRHNVAAYDKENGKNLFAEVFAQTTKGSMY, encoded by the coding sequence ATGCTAAAAAAATCATCAAAGCACCTACAGTTGGATATGTTTTCAAGCCCTGTTTCATTATTTAGTGGCAAGGTACAAACAGTGTATGAAAATCCTGATGCCTGGCATAATCTATTTCGCAAAGAAGTGATTATGCGCATAGACGAGGAGTTGTTCAGTCCTTTATATAGTGATAGTCAAGGCAGACCAAATGCATCCATACGAGTAATGATAGGGATGATGATATTGAAGGAAGCAGATGGTTTGAGTGATGAGAAGATATTTGAAAACTGTAGATTCAACTTGTTATATCGAAGTGCATTAGGGTTATTAAATTTAAGCGACACCATACCTACAGAATCCACTTACTATCTATTTCGGCACAATGTAGCAGCTTATGACAAGGAAAACGGAAAAAATCTATTTGCAGAAGTATTTGCCCAGACGACAAAAGGATCAATGTATTGA
- a CDS encoding transposase, translated as MTEDQTLQVKDTQTGEEVESIKVISKDGTEKWRIKTGESYRYITQKEIDTYQIRKKIESTPKEEIQRRNNVEATIFQVSYHYPNAKSRYRGLSKHQMWANMRCLWVNFVRIVNFVTENGQNLPNIALNFIKTIVMVYTRRQIIKTLFQDVNFLSRQPKSTILCDF; from the coding sequence ATGACGGAAGACCAAACATTGCAAGTAAAAGATACACAAACTGGTGAAGAAGTAGAAAGTATAAAAGTAATCAGTAAAGATGGTACTGAAAAATGGCGAATAAAGACAGGCGAATCATACAGATATATCACGCAAAAAGAAATAGATACCTACCAGATCAGGAAGAAAATAGAATCTACACCAAAAGAAGAAATACAGAGAAGAAACAATGTTGAAGCCACCATATTTCAGGTAAGTTATCACTACCCCAATGCAAAGAGTAGGTATAGGGGATTAAGCAAACATCAAATGTGGGCCAACATGAGATGTTTATGGGTGAACTTTGTCCGAATCGTAAATTTTGTGACAGAAAATGGCCAAAACTTGCCAAATATTGCCCTAAATTTCATCAAAACAATTGTGATGGTCTATACGAGGCGTCAGATTATAAAAACCTTATTTCAAGATGTCAATTTTTTATCCCGTCAGCCCAAGAGTACTATTTTATGCGATTTTTAA
- a CDS encoding helix-turn-helix transcriptional regulator → MNYTLFRFSPNIKKDTYLKDPFSSELGHNIIRESVNMIDEIGFEDFTFKKLAFRIETTEATIYRYFENKQKLLMYLTSWYWCWIEYHLALKNTNIQSPVERLQNAIRVIAHSENYENEQLDMQRLFNIICLESSKSYMIKNVDDMNKSGLYFNYKKIVGHISDILLEINPEYRYPHMLISTMIEGVHHQKYFSIHLPSLTDKRENEDFIYDFYTQMTFSTISK, encoded by the coding sequence ATGAATTATACTTTGTTTCGTTTTTCTCCCAATATCAAAAAGGATACATATCTTAAGGACCCTTTTAGCAGTGAGCTCGGTCATAACATCATCAGAGAAAGTGTGAATATGATCGATGAAATTGGTTTTGAAGACTTTACTTTCAAAAAATTGGCTTTTCGAATCGAAACTACAGAAGCTACCATTTATCGATATTTTGAAAATAAGCAAAAGCTGCTTATGTATCTCACTTCCTGGTATTGGTGTTGGATAGAATATCACCTGGCATTAAAAAACACTAATATCCAATCGCCGGTTGAAAGACTTCAGAATGCAATCAGAGTAATAGCCCATTCTGAAAACTATGAAAACGAGCAACTTGACATGCAACGGCTTTTTAATATCATCTGTCTTGAATCATCAAAGTCTTATATGATCAAAAATGTAGATGATATGAATAAATCAGGATTGTATTTTAATTATAAAAAGATCGTGGGACATATCAGTGACATTTTACTTGAAATCAATCCGGAATACAGATACCCTCACATGCTGATTTCTACTATGATTGAAGGTGTCCACCATCAAAAATATTTTTCGATTCATCTTCCGTCACTTACTGACAAACGCGAAAATGAAGACTTTATTTATGATTTTTATACCCAAATGACCTTTTCAACAATATCTAAATGA
- a CDS encoding ATP-binding cassette domain-containing protein yields the protein MTQNTFTPLQRFFRMLEPNGKAIRNLYIFAIINGLIALSLPLGIQAIINLIQGGEISASWILLVAIVLLGYLFSGVLQIVQLRITEDLQKDIFIRSAFDFAYRIPRIKMEVLEKHYAPELMNRFFDTITIQKGVAKILMEFTAAALSILFGLILLSFYHPFFILFSILVVLIVFVLGRYIFHRGLRSSITESKYKYKVAFWLEEVARTNTTFRLSCDGSLPVKKTDELVSSYIDAREVHFGVLLRQYYVFLIFKLLIAAGFLLLGGILVFNQQMNIGQFVAAEIIVLLLISSVEKLLLIMENIYDLLTSIEKIGQVMDMDLENSDSASIQDVNKPEGLSVNINQLYFKYPDDNEYSLKGLNLNIDANERVCITGSNGSGKATLLKLMTAFLNRKEEQFSTTISL from the coding sequence ATGACACAGAATACGTTTACACCATTACAGCGATTTTTCAGAATGTTGGAGCCAAATGGTAAAGCCATCAGAAATCTCTATATATTCGCTATCATCAATGGACTGATTGCCCTGAGCCTTCCGCTGGGTATTCAGGCGATAATCAACCTGATACAAGGGGGAGAAATTTCTGCCTCCTGGATACTATTAGTAGCTATAGTGCTTTTAGGATATTTGTTTAGCGGGGTATTGCAAATTGTGCAATTGCGCATTACTGAGGATTTGCAAAAGGATATATTTATCAGGTCTGCGTTTGACTTTGCCTATCGTATCCCCAGGATAAAAATGGAAGTACTTGAAAAACATTATGCCCCGGAACTAATGAACCGTTTTTTTGATACCATCACTATACAAAAAGGGGTTGCTAAAATTTTGATGGAATTTACAGCAGCGGCTTTATCTATTTTATTCGGGTTGATCCTTTTGTCTTTTTACCATCCATTTTTTATACTCTTTAGTATTTTAGTTGTCCTGATTGTTTTTGTTTTGGGCAGATACATATTTCACAGAGGCCTTCGTTCCAGCATTACGGAATCCAAGTATAAATACAAGGTTGCCTTCTGGCTCGAAGAAGTAGCCCGTACCAATACAACGTTCAGACTTTCATGCGACGGTTCACTACCTGTTAAGAAAACGGATGAGCTGGTTTCGTCCTATATTGATGCCAGAGAAGTTCATTTTGGGGTTTTACTGCGACAATATTACGTCTTTTTGATTTTCAAACTTTTGATCGCAGCAGGATTTTTGCTTCTTGGAGGTATCCTGGTCTTCAACCAACAGATGAATATAGGACAGTTTGTTGCCGCTGAAATTATTGTGCTATTACTTATAAGCTCGGTCGAAAAACTTCTGCTCATCATGGAAAACATTTATGATCTCCTTACCTCTATAGAAAAGATTGGCCAGGTCATGGATATGGATCTGGAAAATTCAGATTCCGCATCCATTCAGGATGTAAACAAACCTGAAGGACTATCTGTAAATATCAATCAGCTTTACTTTAAGTATCCTGATGACAATGAATACAGTTTGAAAGGTCTTAATCTGAATATTGATGCCAATGAACGCGTTTGTATTACCGGTTCCAATGGTAGTGGCAAGGCGACTTTGCTTAAACTCATGACAGCATTTTTGAACCGCAAAGAGGAACAATTCTCTACGACAATATCCCTTTGA
- a CDS encoding ABC transporter ATP-binding protein: MFEPQRGTILYDNIPLKNFNVTELRGIIAECITQDRIFDGTLLENLTVGKQFKLEKIGEILDQVGLASFVQQLPEGYSTKIGPQGRRLPGSISQKVILARNLLKNPRLLIIEDIFKNLERKEKLDLFKTVLDTNKSKTIVIVSKDPDIMKLTDKVITLEQGEVSKVVLNSKK; the protein is encoded by the coding sequence ATTTTTGAACCGCAAAGAGGAACAATTCTCTACGACAATATCCCTTTGAAAAATTTTAATGTTACAGAGCTTCGCGGCATCATTGCTGAGTGTATCACACAGGACAGAATTTTCGACGGAACTTTGTTGGAAAACCTGACTGTTGGAAAACAATTTAAACTTGAAAAAATCGGTGAAATCCTCGATCAGGTAGGACTGGCTTCGTTTGTCCAACAATTGCCTGAAGGGTATTCCACCAAAATTGGTCCACAGGGAAGAAGGTTGCCCGGAAGTATATCTCAAAAGGTCATATTGGCCAGAAACCTGCTTAAAAACCCAAGGCTTCTTATTATTGAAGATATTTTTAAAAATCTGGAAAGGAAAGAAAAACTTGATTTATTTAAAACCGTCCTGGATACTAACAAATCCAAAACTATTGTCATTGTATCCAAAGACCCTGATATCATGAAGCTTACTGACAAAGTAATTACCCTGGAACAAGGAGAAGTTTCAAAGGTGGTTTTAAACTCCAAAAAATAA
- a CDS encoding HlyD family efflux transporter periplasmic adaptor subunit, whose product MLNLSDKSINHLIKKDQHKSLNKITDLYRYSHDRLVKILIAMFFLVLLLMFMPWTQNVRSKGQLIALNPEQRPQTIQSVIAGRIEKWYVAEGQYVNKGDTILKISEVKDEYFDPELLNNTQLQLDAKEYSKLSYEEKVKALDNQISALKSSLDLKIQQAKNKVRQNELKVTSDSIEYMASKVNFSVANEQYERFKTLFDDGLRSLTDLENRQVKMQEAQAKLISQENKYLTSKNELLNNRIELNSIQADYRDKIAKANSDKFSAISGKFDTEAAINKIQNQYNSYEVRTSLYYILAPQDGYVTQARQTGLGETIKEGAEIVSIMPSKYDLAIQMYIKPLDLPLFEKGQKVMIQFDGWPAIIFSGWPGVSFGTFEGKVLAMDNFTSDNQLYRVLVIPSPGSPNWPEQLRVGAGVKTITLLKNVSVWYEIWRQINGFPPDYYKVNPTMIQKDEKK is encoded by the coding sequence ATGTTAAACCTATCCGATAAAAGCATCAACCATCTTATAAAAAAGGACCAGCACAAGTCTTTAAATAAAATCACGGATCTGTACCGCTATAGTCATGACAGATTGGTGAAAATTTTAATCGCCATGTTTTTTTTGGTTCTGCTATTAATGTTTATGCCCTGGACCCAAAACGTCAGGTCAAAAGGTCAGCTTATTGCACTGAATCCTGAGCAAAGGCCCCAAACCATTCAATCAGTCATAGCCGGTAGAATCGAAAAATGGTATGTCGCCGAGGGACAATATGTCAATAAAGGAGATACGATTCTGAAGATTTCTGAGGTTAAGGATGAGTATTTTGATCCTGAACTTTTGAACAATACTCAACTCCAGCTGGATGCGAAGGAATACTCTAAATTGTCTTATGAAGAAAAAGTGAAGGCCCTTGACAATCAAATCAGTGCGCTCAAATCATCATTGGATCTCAAAATACAGCAAGCCAAAAATAAAGTCAGACAGAATGAACTCAAAGTAACTTCAGACAGTATTGAGTATATGGCTTCAAAGGTCAATTTTAGCGTAGCCAATGAGCAGTATGAGCGATTCAAAACGCTTTTTGACGATGGTCTCAGATCTCTTACTGACCTGGAAAACAGGCAAGTGAAGATGCAGGAGGCACAGGCAAAGCTGATATCACAGGAAAACAAATACCTGACTTCAAAAAACGAATTGCTCAACAACCGTATAGAACTCAACAGTATTCAGGCAGATTATCGGGACAAGATAGCTAAAGCAAATTCTGATAAGTTCTCAGCCATTTCCGGAAAATTTGATACTGAAGCAGCCATCAATAAAATCCAAAATCAATATAACAGTTATGAAGTGCGTACATCACTTTATTACATTCTGGCACCTCAGGATGGATATGTTACTCAGGCCCGACAGACTGGATTGGGTGAAACCATCAAGGAAGGCGCTGAAATAGTAAGTATCATGCCATCAAAATATGATCTTGCTATTCAAATGTACATCAAGCCTCTTGATCTTCCGCTGTTTGAAAAAGGTCAGAAAGTCATGATTCAGTTTGACGGGTGGCCGGCGATCATCTTCTCCGGATGGCCGGGAGTGTCTTTTGGTACTTTTGAAGGAAAGGTATTGGCTATGGATAATTTTACTTCAGATAATCAACTTTACAGGGTTCTGGTCATCCCTTCTCCCGGTAGTCCAAACTGGCCTGAACAACTTAGGGTAGGCGCCGGAGTAAAGACGATTACTCTTCTTAAAAATGTTAGTGTGTGGTATGAAATATGGAGACAAATCAATGGATTTCCGCCGGATTATTACAAAGTAAATCCAACAATGATTCAAAAAGATGAGAAAAAATAG
- a CDS encoding TolC family protein has protein sequence MVLHPDTFLTDVVRFHPLANRAKLRNDMAAAELLKSKGLLDPSLNSNVQQKYFADKNYYSLINGELKIPTFYGIDFKTGYDLNRGVFLGPENSTPDNGLIYAGISLPLGQGLLIDERRAAILNARTGLEIGRLEEMDIKNELLYNASYQYWQWFRAFNILNILEEANSVASQRYDAVKNFAINGDRPAIDTVEAGIQVQNIRVSLIASQLDFQQSQNTLATFLWNENGVPESTFVNNMPLNTDSVFNSLENDLGNLISGLNINTHPYLGQLRNKLIQLDMDLKMKKDKLKPRLNIQYNPLSEAIGSRTITDYNINNYKWGLEFKMPLFLRKERGDVKMADLKIKDTELDLKQKTIELEAKLSNYIAEWSNTRNQMENFQIVVNQYRQMLEAERRLFDLGESSLFLINTREQAYIQANIKLTELIAKNRVAYYSIWYFAGRMAEILPD, from the coding sequence GTGGTATTGCATCCCGATACTTTTCTAACGGATGTGGTCAGATTTCACCCTTTGGCCAACAGGGCTAAATTAAGAAACGATATGGCTGCAGCAGAACTGTTAAAGTCCAAAGGATTGCTCGATCCTTCTTTAAACAGCAATGTTCAGCAAAAATATTTTGCAGATAAAAATTATTATAGCCTGATCAATGGAGAACTGAAGATTCCGACATTTTACGGTATCGACTTCAAAACAGGATATGATCTCAACAGGGGTGTGTTTTTAGGTCCTGAAAACAGTACTCCCGACAATGGTTTGATATATGCCGGCATTTCATTACCGTTAGGGCAGGGTCTTTTGATAGATGAAAGAAGGGCTGCTATTCTCAACGCGCGCACCGGGCTTGAGATCGGCAGACTGGAAGAAATGGATATCAAAAACGAGTTGCTATATAATGCATCATACCAATATTGGCAATGGTTCAGAGCATTCAATATCTTAAATATCCTTGAAGAAGCCAATTCAGTGGCATCACAAAGATACGATGCGGTTAAAAATTTTGCCATCAATGGAGACAGACCTGCTATTGATACAGTCGAGGCAGGTATTCAGGTCCAAAATATACGTGTTTCCCTTATTGCTTCGCAACTTGACTTCCAGCAGTCACAAAATACGCTGGCCACTTTTTTATGGAATGAAAACGGTGTACCTGAAAGTACCTTTGTCAATAATATGCCTCTCAATACCGATAGTGTCTTCAATAGTCTGGAAAATGATCTGGGCAACCTTATTAGCGGTTTAAATATCAATACACACCCTTATCTGGGTCAACTCAGAAATAAACTTATTCAGCTGGACATGGACCTGAAAATGAAAAAAGACAAACTCAAACCCAGATTAAATATTCAGTATAATCCCCTTTCAGAAGCCATAGGAAGTCGTACAATCACAGATTACAATATCAATAATTACAAATGGGGCCTTGAGTTCAAAATGCCACTATTTCTGCGCAAGGAAAGAGGAGATGTAAAAATGGCAGATCTCAAAATCAAAGATACAGAACTTGACTTGAAGCAAAAAACCATCGAGCTTGAAGCTAAATTAAGTAATTATATCGCTGAATGGAGTAACACCAGAAATCAGATGGAAAATTTTCAGATAGTTGTCAATCAATACAGACAAATGCTTGAAGCTGAACGGCGTCTTTTTGATCTCGGAGAGAGCAGTTTGTTTCTGATCAATACCAGAGAACAGGCATACATCCAGGCTAATATAAAACTTACTGAGCTCATAGCCAAAAACAGAGTAGCTTATTACAGTATTTGGTATTTTGCAGGCAGGATGGCGGAAATATTGCCCGATTAA
- a CDS encoding mechanosensitive ion channel — MNTQQIQIIETIIVICVYILLYFITNIIINNTLKNTQLQRPRRKIIVKAIHLFTTIGAIVLLAAIWGLNQNEIAVYAGTILTALGIAFVAQWSLLSNITSSILLFFNHPLNIGDRIKILAKEWPIEGEITDLTYFYIHLITTDGDIITIPNSILLHTPVSVIVKK; from the coding sequence ATGAACACACAACAGATTCAAATAATTGAGACAATCATAGTTATATGCGTGTATATACTTTTGTATTTTATCACTAACATAATCATTAACAACACTTTAAAAAACACTCAACTACAAAGGCCCAGACGTAAAATCATCGTCAAAGCAATCCATCTTTTTACTACAATAGGTGCCATTGTGTTGCTTGCAGCTATTTGGGGCTTGAATCAAAATGAAATTGCTGTATATGCCGGCACCATTCTGACTGCATTAGGAATAGCTTTTGTCGCTCAATGGTCACTGCTGTCAAATATCACCTCGAGTATCCTTTTATTTTTTAATCACCCTTTGAATATTGGTGACCGGATCAAAATACTAGCTAAGGAATGGCCCATTGAAGGTGAAATCACAGACTTAACCTATTTTTATATACATCTGATAACAACAGATGGAGATATAATTACCATACCCAATTCCATCCTCCTTCATACACCGGTTTCAGTAATAGTTAAAAAATAA
- a CDS encoding DUF4281 domain-containing protein — translation MNASSIFSFGNSFVLIGWILLVFLPDWKYTHVLILNGVVVFFAILYSYLIVRDIGSFDPNSFNTLANVKALFQNGDAVAAGWLHYLAFDLFVGAYIVRESKKLGISRWIYTLILPFAFMFGPVGYLLYFMTKTIQNKSMAVG, via the coding sequence ATGAATGCATCGTCTATTTTTTCTTTTGGAAACTCCTTTGTATTGATTGGCTGGATTCTTCTCGTTTTCCTGCCTGATTGGAAATATACACATGTACTTATTTTAAATGGTGTTGTAGTGTTTTTTGCGATATTGTATAGTTATTTAATAGTCAGGGATATCGGGAGTTTTGATCCAAATAGTTTCAATACTTTGGCCAATGTAAAAGCCCTGTTTCAGAATGGTGATGCTGTTGCAGCGGGTTGGTTGCATTATCTTGCTTTTGATCTTTTTGTCGGGGCATATATCGTCAGAGAGTCAAAAAAGCTGGGTATATCGAGATGGATTTATACCCTGATACTGCCATTTGCATTTATGTTTGGGCCTGTAGGCTATCTTCTTTACTTTATGACTAAAACAATTCAAAACAAAAGCATGGCAGTAGGTTGA
- a CDS encoding protease inhibitor Kazal-type, translating into MKNFFLIMMITIGLGCSEDDICVEKLKDGCVCTTQYDPVCGCNNKTYGNACEAACAGIEVSYTGECKK; encoded by the coding sequence ATGAAGAACTTTTTTTTAATCATGATGATAACCATAGGTTTGGGGTGCAGCGAAGACGACATTTGTGTCGAAAAGTTGAAAGATGGTTGTGTATGTACCACACAATACGATCCCGTCTGTGGTTGCAATAACAAAACTTACGGCAATGCTTGTGAAGCTGCCTGTGCTGGTATAGAAGTATCTTATACCGGAGAGTGTAAAAAATAA
- a CDS encoding Rrf2 family transcriptional regulator, producing the protein MFSKTCEYGIRSCIYICCQTIKGKRPNLQDVARMIESPEAFTAKIIRQLVKKGIVQSSKGPGGGFNVDLEKIKSISLYQIIEVFDGNILNRCSLGLKECSEIQPCPFHHQYKPVKEQLINLYASTTLFQMTEGYTNGNTFLKG; encoded by the coding sequence ATGTTTTCAAAAACCTGCGAATATGGGATTCGCTCCTGTATTTATATCTGCTGTCAAACCATCAAGGGGAAAAGACCAAATTTGCAGGATGTAGCCAGGATGATAGAATCACCTGAAGCGTTTACAGCCAAAATCATTCGTCAATTAGTTAAAAAAGGGATAGTACAGTCATCCAAAGGTCCAGGAGGCGGATTCAATGTAGATCTGGAAAAAATAAAATCTATATCACTGTATCAGATTATCGAAGTTTTTGACGGCAATATCCTCAACAGGTGCAGTCTTGGCCTCAAAGAGTGCTCAGAAATTCAGCCGTGTCCTTTTCACCATCAATACAAACCAGTAAAAGAACAGCTAATCAATTTGTATGCCTCGACTACTTTGTTCCAAATGACAGAGGGATACACTAATGGCAACACGTTTTTGAAAGGATAA
- a CDS encoding heavy-metal-associated domain-containing protein: MKTLKLISFAFLLMVMNNLSVVAQNTANKSNKEAIAATIKTVELAVDGMTCQKGCADGIDKKFKTVSGVVKSKTKLDTGISTITFDESKIKLSQLISIIEDRGYTAKPAVKNKKV, translated from the coding sequence ATGAAAACTCTCAAACTAATTTCTTTTGCTTTTTTACTGATGGTGATGAATAATTTGTCAGTTGTTGCACAAAATACTGCTAACAAAAGCAATAAAGAAGCTATTGCAGCAACCATCAAAACAGTAGAACTCGCAGTAGATGGCATGACTTGTCAGAAAGGATGTGCTGATGGTATCGATAAAAAATTTAAAACGGTATCAGGTGTAGTAAAAAGCAAAACTAAGTTGGATACAGGTATCAGCACGATCACCTTTGATGAGTCAAAAATTAAGCTATCACAACTCATTTCCATCATTGAAGACAGGGGATATACTGCCAAGCCTGCAGTTAAAAATAAAAAAGTATAA
- the folB gene encoding dihydroneopterin aldolase, whose amino-acid sequence MKTKVSIKGAEFYAFHGYYEEERKAGNTFILDAEVELKSFDSIDDNIKDTVNYEQIYTICKEEMAHTRKLLETVVFSIVSRFRDEFENIVSAKVRLEKLGPQLGGKVEKSVIEMEI is encoded by the coding sequence ATGAAAACAAAAGTATCAATAAAAGGGGCCGAGTTTTATGCTTTTCATGGTTACTATGAAGAGGAAAGGAAAGCCGGAAATACATTCATTCTGGATGCGGAAGTGGAGTTGAAATCATTTGACTCTATAGATGATAATATCAAAGATACTGTCAACTATGAGCAAATCTACACTATCTGTAAAGAGGAAATGGCTCATACCCGAAAATTACTAGAGACGGTAGTATTCAGTATTGTAAGCAGGTTCAGGGATGAATTTGAAAACATAGTATCAGCCAAAGTGAGATTAGAAAAATTAGGACCACAATTGGGAGGAAAAGTGGAAAAGTCAGTCATCGAAATGGAAATATAA